A single window of Streptomyces globosus DNA harbors:
- a CDS encoding glycosyltransferase produces the protein MATDPVDEAAVDKGIARTSVVIALRDDLRIADCIASIDEDVEIVLALNGPSDAVLKLIAEHPRPLTVTEIEDVGNLGAAYNAGAAATDRQYLLLMDSDCTFAPGVVRAMVRAVLTAPVVKGQVVYGESEGLLSRLTARVREFDEGDYVSALSPPLIYNRAIVEHIGGYHFDELIHWCEDREFDFRLQLAGIPVVYLPEARIFHDAQHGFANMRSYFRYGVGEGIAQETGVFTTPAVPVVWRLFEASRTLVHCARDKGAGAAAYYALLKAAFHVGTAHHLLNDPYRVRDRYPASAKRARMVRSIPQHSTRLTGPQLRRLRRAHWEAGRRIEKVADLSVFHADAAGPAGPSAAGQARQQQA, from the coding sequence ATGGCCACCGACCCGGTGGACGAGGCGGCGGTCGACAAGGGCATCGCCCGGACCAGCGTGGTCATCGCCCTGCGCGACGACCTGCGCATCGCCGACTGCATCGCCTCGATCGACGAGGACGTCGAGATCGTCCTGGCGCTCAACGGGCCCAGCGACGCGGTCCTGAAGCTGATCGCCGAGCACCCCCGCCCGCTGACCGTCACCGAGATCGAGGACGTCGGCAACCTGGGCGCCGCCTACAACGCGGGGGCCGCCGCCACGGACCGCCAGTACCTGCTGCTGATGGACTCCGACTGCACCTTCGCCCCCGGCGTGGTCCGTGCCATGGTCCGCGCGGTGCTCACCGCGCCCGTGGTCAAGGGCCAGGTGGTGTACGGCGAGTCGGAGGGGCTGCTCAGCCGGCTGACCGCGCGGGTGCGGGAGTTCGACGAGGGCGACTACGTCAGTGCCCTGTCCCCGCCGCTGATCTACAACCGCGCGATCGTCGAGCACATCGGCGGCTACCACTTCGACGAGCTGATCCACTGGTGCGAGGACCGGGAGTTCGACTTCCGGCTCCAGCTGGCGGGCATCCCCGTGGTGTACCTGCCGGAGGCGCGGATCTTCCACGACGCCCAGCACGGCTTCGCCAACATGCGCAGCTACTTCCGCTACGGCGTCGGCGAGGGCATCGCGCAGGAGACCGGCGTGTTCACCACTCCGGCGGTGCCGGTGGTGTGGCGGCTGTTCGAGGCGTCGAGGACGCTCGTGCACTGCGCGCGCGACAAGGGCGCGGGCGCGGCGGCGTACTACGCGCTGCTGAAGGCGGCCTTCCACGTGGGCACCGCGCACCACCTGCTCAACGACCCCTACCGGGTGCGCGACCGCTACCCCGCCTCCGCCAAGCGGGCGCGGATGGTCCGGTCGATCCCCCAGCACAGCACCAGGCTGACCGGCCCCCAGCTGCGCCGGCTGCGGCGGGCGCACTGGGAGGCGGGCCGGCGGATCGAGAAGGTGGCCGACCTGTCGGTCTTCCACGCGGACGCCGCCGGCCCGGCCGGCCCGTCAGCCGCCGGACAGGCGCGGCAGCAGCAGGCGTGA
- a CDS encoding ATP-grasp domain-containing protein — protein MTDRLLVCGLGSGMDRSLTELRSPRWELVVATDRPTDRARAAADVLLAVDPNDAVAVLAQLSAAGIDRIDGVFSLGADNPPVISTLARRFGCPGLPLETALDCTLKDRRLRILRAAGLDLPRFATAESVGEAVRAVADIGLPAVIKPSDQTGSLGVLKAETADQVRPLAEEALRLSPGGRIVVEEFLEGTEHTLAAFMVDGELHPFGFADREYGRKEEFAPHFFEGGDTLPSRLTAEQIAEVVDTVRRGAAALRLDPAVVNTDILRTHDGRVVLLEITCRLTGARIATEVMRLATGVDPLPNVVRLALGRPLDLAELRPRHSRAVVQRFLPADGGVVEWVGDPRDVARRTGVYDVFWGLDLSPGTVVPPYRGGADVLAGVIAHAERPEEAEAVAERTLRALPLRFKAGTP, from the coding sequence GTGACTGACCGCCTCCTGGTCTGCGGGCTGGGCTCCGGGATGGACCGCTCCCTGACGGAGCTGCGCTCGCCCCGGTGGGAGCTGGTGGTGGCCACCGACCGTCCGACGGACCGGGCCCGCGCCGCCGCGGACGTGCTGCTCGCCGTCGATCCGAACGACGCCGTGGCGGTGCTCGCGCAGCTGTCGGCGGCCGGCATCGACCGGATCGACGGGGTGTTCTCCCTGGGCGCGGACAACCCGCCGGTGATCAGCACCCTCGCACGGCGCTTCGGCTGCCCGGGGCTGCCGCTGGAGACGGCCCTGGACTGCACGCTGAAGGACCGGCGGCTGCGGATCCTGCGCGCCGCCGGGCTCGACCTGCCGCGGTTCGCCACCGCCGAGAGCGTCGGCGAGGCGGTGCGGGCCGTGGCGGACATCGGGCTGCCCGCGGTCATCAAGCCCAGCGACCAGACCGGCTCGCTGGGTGTGCTGAAGGCGGAGACGGCCGATCAGGTCCGCCCGCTCGCGGAGGAGGCGCTGCGGCTGAGTCCCGGCGGGCGGATCGTGGTCGAGGAGTTCCTGGAGGGCACCGAGCACACGCTGGCGGCCTTCATGGTCGACGGCGAGCTGCACCCGTTCGGGTTCGCCGACCGGGAGTACGGGCGCAAGGAGGAGTTCGCCCCGCACTTCTTCGAGGGCGGGGACACCCTGCCCAGCCGGCTGACCGCCGAGCAGATCGCGGAGGTCGTCGACACCGTACGGCGCGGGGCCGCGGCCCTGCGCCTGGACCCGGCGGTGGTCAACACCGACATCCTGCGCACGCACGACGGCCGGGTGGTCCTCCTGGAGATCACCTGCCGGCTGACGGGCGCCCGTATCGCCACCGAGGTGATGCGGCTGGCGACCGGCGTGGACCCGCTGCCCAACGTGGTCCGCCTCGCGCTGGGCCGGCCGCTGGACCTGGCGGAACTCCGGCCCCGGCACAGCCGCGCCGTGGTGCAGCGGTTCCTGCCGGCGGACGGCGGGGTGGTCGAGTGGGTCGGCGACCCGCGGGACGTCGCCCGCCGGACCGGCGTGTACGACGTGTTCTGGGGCCTTGACCTGTCGCCGGGCACCGTGGTGCCGCCCTACCGCGGGGGAGCCGACGTCCTGGCCGGGGTGATCGCCCACGCCGAACGGCCGGAGGAGGCCGAGGCGGTCGCCGAACGCACCCTGCGCGCCCTGCCGCTGCGCTTCAAGGCGGGGACGCCGTGA
- a CDS encoding PIG-L deacetylase family protein, with protein sequence MTGVSDVLVVAPHPDDDVIGCGGSIAKHVRDGARVTVVIVIGRERSALDDAVSDAEFAAETEAAAKALGVHRCIRLEEPSRDFALSRRVHLDLVRILREVRPQVVYLPHDNDDDVEHRMVHRLTVEALWMAQSEFFQETGGRPMPAPRLVLGYEVWAPMARFQYAEDIDGQIETKVEAMRAYASQLRHAAWDEGIRGLARYRGAVSSGSGHAEVFQVISLGAVPAAGREGGGRD encoded by the coding sequence ATGACCGGGGTGAGCGACGTCCTGGTGGTCGCGCCGCACCCCGACGACGACGTCATCGGCTGCGGCGGGTCCATCGCCAAGCACGTCCGCGACGGCGCCCGGGTGACGGTGGTCATCGTCATCGGCCGCGAGCGCAGCGCCCTGGACGACGCGGTATCCGACGCCGAGTTCGCCGCCGAGACGGAGGCCGCCGCCAAGGCCCTGGGCGTGCACCGCTGCATCCGCCTGGAGGAGCCCTCCCGGGACTTCGCCCTCTCCCGCCGGGTCCACCTGGACCTCGTCCGGATCCTGCGGGAGGTGCGGCCGCAGGTGGTGTACCTGCCGCACGACAACGACGACGACGTCGAGCACCGCATGGTCCACCGGCTGACCGTGGAGGCGCTGTGGATGGCGCAGTCGGAGTTCTTCCAGGAGACGGGCGGCCGCCCCATGCCGGCGCCCCGCCTGGTGCTCGGCTACGAGGTGTGGGCGCCGATGGCCCGCTTCCAGTACGCGGAGGACATCGACGGGCAGATCGAGACGAAGGTCGAGGCGATGCGCGCCTACGCCTCCCAGCTGCGGCACGCCGCGTGGGACGAGGGCATCCGCGGCCTGGCCCGCTACCGCGGGGCGGTGTCGTCCGGCTCTGGGCACGCGGAGGTGTTCCAGGTGATCTCCCTGGGTGCCGTGCCCGCCGCCGGCCGGGAGGGGGGCGGCCGTGACTGA
- a CDS encoding NAD-dependent epimerase/dehydratase family protein: MPPVRLAIVGCGAAARGCHLPALPPLKGDVQLTALVDRDPRQAEAALALYRELGGTDADRVVLAADPAEAADAFDAAVVVAPHTLHAPIVRELLAAGKHVLLEKPMTTSVEDAEALAATAAAEGAPVLAMAHPRRLFPAYAWVKRLIDSGELGEVVRVDWSEGHPYAHEPVSWSMFDRRLAGGGVLTDTASHVFDTLLWWLGPDVEVVRYEDNSLGGVETDARADLRFGATDVRCDFSRLRDLGISCTVTGTRATATIGTDFPAGECTLVTADGVELHRGDVDAVAPAQDEWELLFTEQLANFAAAVRGAAPAHSGAEDGVRVVKLIQECYGGPARTASAQPWTTRGSDGAAGGPSLAGRTVAVTGASGFIGGRLVERLVLGTGARVRPVVRGFGRAARLSVLPQDRLEFRQADLLEAGTLRAAFEGCDTVVHCAFGSSGDEAGRWAASVEGTANVLAAARAAGVRRVVHLSTIDVYDPAVSGDLTEDSPARGADPADREYEQQKLAAEQLVTEAHGDGLETVVIQPGVVHGPWGGQWTTAQLRRAESDFAQLPAEGGGGVCNAVYVDDLAEAVLLAVDSAAAAGERFLVGHAEELRWGAFFDAVRALRGLGGPSAVPAGEPVADWELELYRSTARAAAGKARRVLGFTARTPFAEAVELTGQWARWAGEAPEAGA, encoded by the coding sequence ATGCCTCCCGTACGCCTCGCGATCGTCGGGTGCGGCGCCGCCGCCCGCGGCTGCCACCTGCCCGCCCTGCCCCCGCTCAAGGGGGACGTCCAGCTGACCGCGCTCGTCGACCGCGACCCGCGCCAGGCCGAGGCCGCCCTGGCCCTCTACCGGGAGCTGGGCGGCACCGACGCCGACCGGGTGGTGCTCGCCGCCGATCCGGCGGAGGCTGCCGACGCGTTCGACGCCGCCGTGGTCGTCGCCCCGCACACCCTGCACGCGCCGATCGTGCGGGAGCTGCTGGCGGCCGGCAAGCACGTCCTGCTGGAGAAGCCGATGACCACCTCGGTCGAGGACGCCGAGGCGCTGGCCGCGACCGCCGCCGCCGAGGGCGCGCCGGTGCTCGCCATGGCCCATCCGCGGCGGCTCTTCCCCGCCTACGCCTGGGTCAAGCGGCTCATCGACAGCGGCGAGCTCGGCGAGGTGGTGCGGGTCGACTGGTCGGAGGGCCACCCGTACGCCCACGAGCCGGTCTCCTGGTCGATGTTCGACCGGCGGCTCGCCGGCGGCGGCGTGCTCACCGACACCGCCTCGCACGTCTTCGACACGCTGCTGTGGTGGCTCGGCCCCGACGTCGAGGTGGTCCGCTACGAGGACAACTCCCTCGGCGGGGTGGAGACCGACGCCCGCGCCGACCTGCGCTTCGGCGCGACCGACGTGCGGTGCGACTTCAGCCGGCTGCGCGACCTCGGGATCAGCTGCACGGTCACCGGCACCCGGGCGACCGCCACCATCGGCACCGACTTCCCGGCCGGGGAGTGCACCCTGGTCACCGCGGACGGGGTGGAGCTGCACCGCGGCGACGTGGACGCCGTCGCCCCGGCCCAGGACGAGTGGGAGCTGCTCTTCACGGAGCAGCTGGCCAACTTCGCCGCCGCCGTGCGCGGCGCCGCCCCGGCGCACTCGGGCGCCGAGGACGGCGTACGCGTCGTGAAGCTGATCCAGGAGTGCTACGGCGGCCCGGCCCGCACGGCCTCCGCCCAGCCGTGGACCACCCGCGGCAGCGACGGGGCCGCCGGGGGTCCGTCGCTCGCCGGCCGCACGGTGGCGGTGACGGGCGCGAGCGGGTTCATCGGCGGCAGGCTGGTCGAGCGGCTGGTCCTCGGCACCGGGGCCCGGGTCCGGCCGGTGGTCCGCGGCTTCGGCCGGGCCGCGCGGCTGTCGGTCCTGCCGCAGGACCGGCTGGAGTTCCGCCAGGCCGACCTGCTGGAGGCCGGCACGCTGCGGGCGGCGTTCGAGGGCTGCGACACCGTGGTCCACTGCGCGTTCGGCAGCTCCGGCGACGAGGCCGGCCGATGGGCCGCCTCCGTGGAGGGCACGGCGAACGTGCTGGCCGCGGCGCGCGCCGCCGGGGTGCGCCGCGTGGTGCACCTGAGCACGATCGACGTCTACGACCCCGCCGTCTCGGGCGACCTGACCGAGGACTCCCCCGCCCGGGGCGCCGACCCGGCCGACCGCGAGTACGAGCAGCAGAAGCTCGCCGCCGAGCAGTTGGTCACGGAGGCGCACGGCGACGGGCTGGAGACGGTGGTGATCCAGCCGGGCGTCGTCCACGGCCCGTGGGGCGGCCAGTGGACCACCGCCCAACTGCGGCGTGCCGAGTCCGACTTCGCGCAGCTTCCCGCGGAGGGCGGCGGGGGCGTGTGCAACGCCGTGTACGTCGACGACCTGGCCGAGGCCGTGCTGCTGGCCGTGGACAGCGCGGCGGCCGCCGGCGAGCGGTTCCTCGTCGGCCACGCCGAGGAGCTGCGCTGGGGCGCCTTCTTCGACGCGGTCCGCGCCCTGCGGGGCCTGGGCGGGCCCTCGGCGGTCCCGGCGGGTGAGCCGGTGGCGGACTGGGAGCTGGAGCTGTACCGCTCGACGGCCCGCGCCGCCGCGGGCAAGGCCCGCCGGGTCCTCGGCTTCACGGCGCGCACCCCGTTCGCCGAGGCCGTGGAGCTGACCGGTCAGTGGGCGCGCTGGGCCGGGGAAGCCCCGGAGGCCGGCGCATGA
- the vioC gene encoding arginine beta-hydroxylase, Fe(II)/alpha-ketoglutarate-dependent: MSNLTDPSTPGYTLTADEASAIAELSLELAASYPSFGDPVLLHELPRLAARLPEGVQDFLREFKLADRHGHTVIRGHDFDQQRIGPTPDHWRGRGRPGPEFPEELLLMLYSALLGEPFGWATQQDGHLVHDIFPIRQHENDQLGMGSKELLTWHTEDAFHPYRSDYLILGALRNPDNVPTTVGELDLSSLSAEDIDILFEPRYYIAPDESHLPKNNTIASEEEAARFATIQRMIDERPLGPLLYGSRVDPYMRLDPYFTSVPEDDTEARRAYEALFKVVDAGMREVVADQGDVLFIDNHRAVHGRLPFQARYDGTDRWLKRVCVTSDLRRSREMRATARTRLLG; this comes from the coding sequence ATGTCGAACCTCACCGACCCGTCCACGCCCGGCTACACCCTGACGGCCGACGAGGCCTCCGCCATCGCGGAGCTCAGCCTCGAACTGGCCGCCTCGTACCCGTCCTTCGGCGACCCCGTCCTGCTGCACGAACTGCCGCGGCTCGCGGCCCGGCTGCCCGAGGGCGTGCAGGACTTCCTGCGCGAGTTCAAGCTGGCCGACCGGCACGGCCACACCGTGATCCGCGGGCACGACTTCGACCAGCAGCGCATCGGCCCCACTCCCGACCACTGGCGCGGCCGAGGCCGGCCCGGCCCGGAGTTCCCCGAGGAGCTGCTGCTCATGCTGTACTCGGCGCTGCTCGGGGAGCCCTTCGGGTGGGCCACGCAGCAGGACGGCCACCTCGTGCACGACATCTTCCCGATCCGCCAGCACGAGAACGACCAGCTCGGGATGGGCAGCAAGGAGCTGCTGACCTGGCACACGGAGGACGCCTTCCACCCCTACCGCAGCGACTACCTGATCCTCGGCGCGCTGCGCAATCCCGACAACGTGCCCACGACGGTGGGCGAGCTGGACCTGTCGTCGCTGTCCGCCGAGGACATCGACATCCTCTTCGAGCCGCGCTACTACATCGCCCCCGACGAGTCGCACCTGCCGAAGAACAACACGATCGCGTCCGAGGAGGAGGCGGCCCGGTTCGCCACCATCCAGCGGATGATCGACGAGCGGCCGCTCGGCCCGCTCCTCTACGGCTCGCGCGTGGACCCGTACATGCGCCTCGACCCGTACTTCACCTCCGTGCCGGAGGACGACACGGAGGCGCGCCGGGCCTACGAGGCGCTGTTCAAGGTGGTGGACGCCGGGATGCGGGAGGTCGTCGCGGACCAGGGCGACGTGCTGTTCATCGACAACCACCGCGCGGTGCACGGCCGGCTGCCCTTCCAGGCCCGCTACGACGGCACCGACCGCTGGCTGAAGCGGGTGTGCGTGACGTCCGACCTGCGGCGCTCCCGCGAGATGCGGGCCACGGCCCGGACCCGGCTGCTGGGCTGA
- a CDS encoding amino acid adenylation domain-containing protein, which yields MAAPGAAGPGAAAPDVLDLWDRSVRDHAARPALVTPHRELSYQDADRLTDGWAAGLAARGAGPGKLVGLAFGDPARTVLGMLAALKAGAGFTVLDDRLPPAARAALVDRTAAAVWLGDGAHAPEGAYAPAGPDTGGGTAAAAALDAARPVRAAAGSDVAYVLFTSGSTGRPKGTVVERDALRRFASAVAERLALTPHDRWLQVASLGFDVLIEEVFPAFAAGAAVVCRKDTRALDAEELHAALGRTRTTVVELSTQYWLEYARWLAARGTTTPAGLRTVVVGGERMDPHPYRAWQARQPAALAHVYGLTECTVSSTFYTGLLPSDAEEVPLGTPLRDVEISIRQGGRPVPDGETGEIHIGGPLLARGFLDDEAATARRFVADPYAAEPGARLYATGDLGRIDADGQLVFLGRVDDQVKIRGHRLEPARVERALCELPGVDQAVVFPDPASGTALWAFTVPADPAAAPLPGEAVRLTGGDRDALVAPLEAQLPDWAVPRVLHRVAVLPKNPHGKVDKRLLSAWAAAQAGPPAGGPVPDRAADTSRDPLEPLESVLALFREVLGAPALGPDDNFFDHGGQSLLAMRLLARLRESDPAAAGLRASALFASPTPRLLAGALAERRASRR from the coding sequence GTGGCCGCACCCGGTGCGGCCGGACCCGGCGCGGCCGCACCCGACGTGCTCGACCTGTGGGACCGCTCGGTGCGCGACCACGCCGCCCGGCCCGCGCTCGTGACCCCGCACCGGGAGCTGTCCTACCAGGACGCGGACCGGCTCACCGACGGCTGGGCGGCCGGACTCGCGGCGCGCGGGGCCGGGCCGGGGAAGCTGGTGGGCCTGGCCTTCGGCGACCCCGCCCGCACCGTGCTCGGCATGCTGGCGGCGCTCAAGGCCGGGGCGGGGTTCACCGTACTCGACGACCGGCTGCCGCCCGCGGCCCGCGCGGCACTGGTGGACCGCACGGCGGCCGCGGTGTGGCTGGGCGACGGAGCGCACGCACCCGAGGGGGCGTACGCGCCGGCCGGTCCGGACACCGGCGGCGGCACAGCGGCAGCGGCGGCGTTGGACGCGGCGCGGCCGGTACGGGCGGCCGCCGGGTCCGACGTGGCGTACGTGCTGTTCACCTCCGGGTCGACCGGCCGGCCCAAGGGCACGGTGGTCGAGCGGGACGCCCTGCGCCGGTTCGCCTCGGCGGTCGCCGAGCGGCTCGCGCTGACGCCGCACGACCGCTGGCTCCAGGTGGCGTCGCTGGGCTTCGACGTGCTGATCGAGGAGGTGTTCCCGGCGTTCGCCGCCGGTGCGGCCGTGGTGTGCCGCAAGGACACCCGCGCCCTGGACGCCGAGGAGCTGCACGCCGCCCTGGGCCGGACCCGAACCACCGTGGTCGAGCTGTCCACCCAGTACTGGCTGGAGTACGCCCGCTGGCTCGCCGCACGCGGCACGACCACCCCGGCGGGGCTGCGCACGGTGGTGGTGGGCGGCGAGCGGATGGACCCGCATCCCTACCGCGCGTGGCAGGCACGGCAGCCGGCCGCCCTCGCCCATGTCTACGGGCTGACCGAATGCACCGTCAGCTCCACCTTCTACACCGGGCTGCTGCCGTCCGACGCCGAGGAGGTGCCGCTGGGCACGCCCCTGCGGGACGTGGAGATCAGCATCCGGCAGGGCGGCCGCCCGGTGCCGGACGGCGAGACCGGGGAGATCCACATCGGCGGCCCGCTGCTGGCCCGCGGCTTCCTCGACGACGAGGCCGCCACGGCCCGCCGCTTCGTCGCCGACCCGTACGCCGCCGAGCCCGGCGCCCGGCTGTACGCCACGGGCGACCTGGGGCGGATCGACGCCGACGGGCAGCTGGTCTTCCTCGGCCGGGTCGACGACCAGGTCAAGATCCGCGGGCACCGGCTGGAGCCGGCCCGGGTGGAGCGCGCCCTGTGCGAGCTGCCCGGGGTGGACCAGGCGGTGGTCTTCCCCGACCCGGCGTCCGGAACCGCCCTGTGGGCCTTCACCGTGCCGGCGGACCCGGCGGCCGCGCCGCTGCCCGGCGAGGCCGTACGGCTGACGGGCGGCGACCGGGACGCGCTCGTGGCGCCGCTGGAGGCGCAGCTGCCGGACTGGGCGGTCCCGCGCGTGCTCCACCGGGTGGCGGTCCTGCCGAAGAACCCGCACGGCAAGGTGGACAAGCGCCTGCTGTCCGCCTGGGCGGCGGCCCAGGCCGGCCCTCCGGCCGGGGGGCCGGTCCCGGACCGGGCCGCGGACACCTCGCGGGATCCCCTGGAGCCCCTGGAGTCCGTACTCGCCCTCTTCCGCGAGGTCCTGGGCGCTCCCGCGCTCGGCCCCGACGACAACTTCTTCGACCACGGCGGCCAGTCGCTGCTCGCCATGCGCCTGCTGGCGCGGCTGCGCGAGTCGGACCCGGCCGCCGCCGGACTGCGGGCGAGCGCCCTCTTCGCCTCGCCGACGCCCCGGCTGCTCGCCGGAGCGCTCGCCGAGCGCCGGGCCTCCCGGCGCTGA
- the vioD gene encoding capreomycidine synthase codes for MSSLRPRREDPPVLEEWYRRHLGPDIHDISSSGVHPYTFAEIRDVCRIPAADLDRIVMDDSVSQGGAGIRQAIADRYAGGDADRVLVTHGSSEAIALTLGTLLHPGDRVVVQQGIYHSLGHYPRAAGCEVAELPARAVQDGEIDPDVLADLVTPGTAAVIVNFPHNPTGATLSPQGLKALREQTAQAGAVLVWDAATAEIAHRWEVLADPGADGGDTVSYGTFSKTFGLPGLRVGWAVAPKELITATFPLRDRTTLFLSPLVELVAERAMRHADELIGTRAAEARSNLAYLTQWMAGHEDLVRWTPPEGGVCALPVFRELERAAAGPEAVERFCLELLARHRTLLVPGTAFGAPHGARLGFGGPREGFRAGLAGLSEFLRSRGGGR; via the coding sequence ATGAGCAGTCTCCGTCCGCGGCGTGAAGACCCTCCGGTACTGGAGGAGTGGTACCGCAGGCACCTCGGCCCCGACATCCACGACATCAGCTCCAGCGGGGTCCACCCGTACACCTTCGCCGAGATACGCGACGTCTGCCGGATCCCGGCCGCGGACCTCGACCGGATCGTCATGGACGACAGCGTCTCCCAGGGCGGTGCCGGCATCCGCCAGGCCATCGCCGACCGCTACGCCGGCGGCGACGCCGACCGGGTGCTGGTCACCCACGGCTCCAGCGAGGCCATCGCGCTGACGCTGGGCACCCTGCTGCACCCGGGAGACCGGGTCGTCGTCCAGCAGGGCATCTACCACTCGCTGGGCCACTACCCCCGGGCGGCCGGCTGCGAGGTGGCCGAACTGCCCGCCCGGGCCGTGCAGGACGGGGAGATCGACCCCGACGTGCTGGCCGACCTGGTCACGCCCGGCACCGCGGCCGTGATCGTCAACTTCCCGCACAACCCGACCGGCGCCACGCTGTCCCCGCAGGGTCTGAAGGCCCTGCGGGAGCAGACCGCGCAGGCCGGCGCCGTGCTGGTGTGGGACGCCGCCACCGCCGAGATCGCCCACCGCTGGGAGGTGCTCGCCGACCCGGGGGCCGACGGCGGCGACACGGTGTCCTACGGCACCTTCTCCAAGACCTTCGGACTGCCGGGCCTCCGGGTGGGCTGGGCCGTAGCGCCGAAGGAGCTGATCACGGCTACCTTCCCGCTGCGCGACCGGACCACGCTGTTCCTCTCGCCGCTGGTCGAGCTGGTCGCGGAGCGGGCCATGCGGCACGCCGACGAGCTGATCGGCACGCGGGCGGCCGAGGCCCGGAGCAACCTCGCATACCTGACGCAGTGGATGGCCGGGCACGAGGACCTGGTCCGCTGGACCCCGCCGGAGGGCGGTGTGTGCGCACTGCCGGTCTTCCGCGAGCTGGAGCGGGCGGCGGCGGGCCCGGAGGCGGTGGAGCGGTTCTGCCTGGAACTGCTCGCCCGCCACCGCACCCTGCTCGTGCCCGGTACGGCCTTCGGCGCGCCGCACGGCGCCCGGCTCGGCTTCGGCGGCCCCCGGGAGGGCTTCCGGGCCGGGCTCGCCGGGCTGTCGGAGTTCCTGCGCTCCCGCGGGGGCGGCAGGTGA
- a CDS encoding KamA family radical SAM protein, with product MGGGLVDTARSQTETAAIEGVYTYRSTPLVEPDWRRFPGWRDVTEAQWADPQWQRAHCVKDAKGMRAVVGDLLDEEFYEDWEQDRKHRATMSVLLPPQMLNTMAPEAAAARPGELTKAFYDDPVRRYMLPVFSDRHPYWPSHPMASRDSLHEQDMWVVEGLTHRYPTKVLAELLSTCPQYCGHCTRMDLVGNSTPQVTKNRLQLKPVDRAERILEHLRSSPGIRDVVVSGGDLANLPWPRLERFVDGLLDIDSIRDIRLASKGLIGLPQHWSSGPVLDGVERIARKARSRGVRIALHTHANAAQQVTPGVAQAAWALLGAGLHDVRNQGVLMRGVNDSAHDLLDLCFALADHAGITPYYFYMCDMIPNAEHWRVPLHRAQAIQRQIMGYLPGFATPRIVCDVPMAGKRWVDQADSYDRDLGVSHWSKSYLTPLEAADPDAHSGSYHYYDPIDTLPLSGQRWWRETRQG from the coding sequence ATGGGTGGCGGGTTGGTGGACACAGCACGCAGCCAGACGGAAACAGCGGCAATCGAAGGCGTCTACACGTACCGGAGCACCCCGCTCGTGGAACCGGACTGGCGCCGCTTCCCCGGATGGCGGGATGTCACCGAAGCCCAGTGGGCGGACCCGCAGTGGCAGCGCGCCCACTGCGTCAAGGACGCGAAGGGAATGCGCGCCGTCGTCGGCGACCTGCTCGACGAGGAGTTCTACGAGGACTGGGAGCAGGACCGGAAGCACCGCGCGACCATGTCGGTGCTGCTGCCGCCCCAGATGCTCAACACCATGGCCCCGGAGGCGGCCGCAGCCCGCCCCGGCGAACTGACCAAGGCGTTCTACGACGACCCGGTGCGCCGCTACATGCTGCCGGTGTTCTCCGACCGGCACCCGTACTGGCCCTCGCACCCGATGGCCAGCAGGGACTCGCTGCACGAACAGGACATGTGGGTGGTCGAGGGGCTCACCCACCGCTACCCCACCAAGGTGCTGGCGGAACTGCTCTCGACCTGCCCCCAGTACTGCGGGCACTGCACCCGGATGGACCTGGTGGGCAACTCCACACCCCAGGTCACCAAGAACAGGCTCCAGCTCAAGCCCGTCGACCGGGCCGAGCGGATCCTGGAGCACCTGCGCTCCTCACCCGGCATCCGGGACGTGGTGGTCTCCGGCGGCGACCTGGCCAACCTGCCCTGGCCGCGGCTGGAACGCTTCGTGGACGGCCTGTTGGACATCGACTCGATCCGCGACATCCGCCTCGCCAGCAAGGGCCTGATCGGACTGCCCCAGCACTGGAGCTCCGGCCCCGTGCTCGACGGGGTGGAGCGCATCGCCCGCAAGGCGCGCTCGCGCGGCGTGCGGATCGCGCTGCACACCCACGCCAACGCGGCCCAGCAGGTGACGCCCGGGGTGGCGCAGGCGGCCTGGGCGCTGCTGGGCGCCGGTCTGCACGACGTCCGCAACCAGGGCGTGCTGATGCGCGGGGTCAACGACAGCGCGCACGACCTGCTCGACCTGTGCTTCGCGCTCGCCGACCACGCCGGCATCACTCCGTACTACTTCTACATGTGCGACATGATCCCGAACGCCGAGCACTGGCGGGTGCCGCTGCACCGGGCGCAGGCGATCCAGCGCCAGATCATGGGCTACCTCCCGGGGTTCGCCACCCCGCGCATCGTGTGCGACGTGCCGATGGCCGGCAAGCGGTGGGTGGACCAGGCCGACTCCTACGACCGCGACCTCGGGGTGTCGCACTGGAGCAAGAGCTATCTCACCCCGCTGGAGGCGGCGGATCCGGACGCCCACAGCGGTTCGTACCACTACTACGACCCCATCGACACGCTCCCGCTCTCCGGGCAGCGGTGGTGGCGGGAAACCCGTCAGGGGTAG